The DNA segment AATCATATCTATTAAAAAATAAAGGCCAAAGCACTGAGTATGATCCACCTTTTGCTGGTGGAAAAGGAAACTTTGTGTTTTCACCAGCTTTTATTTACAACCAACAAAATGGAGGAGAAGACAAAGGATTATACTATTACAAAACTATGGAATTCTTAAAATCCAATGGTGTTGCACCTTGGAGTAGTATGCCTTATACAGACAAAGATTATTTGGCACAACCAACACAAGAATCTAAACAAGAAGCTCTCAAATATAAAATAAAATCTTTCTCTCGGTTGAATTTCAAAAATCCAGACGAAATCAAGCGCGTATTAGCTGGTAAGAATGTTGTAATGGTCGGTATGATCATCGATGATGCTTTTTATAAATTGAAAGGTGCAACGGTTTATGATGCGAATAGTGGCCAAAGTTATGGTGGCCATGCCATGACAATTGTTGGATATGATGATAATAAAAAATCTAAATCGGGCAAAAAAGGAGCATTTAAACTACAAAACTCATGGGGAACAAACTGGGGTGATAATGGATTTGGATGGGTATCTTATTCGATGTTAGCCAAAGTTGGCCAAGAAACATACGCCATTATAGATGAACCAGCAACACAGAATACACCTACACCAGTTGTGAGTGTCAATCCTGCTAAAAAACCTATTTTAGCTCCGACTGAAATCAAAGTTTCAAAAGGTGACTTTGATAATAAAATTCTACTGACTTGGAAACACCAAGAATCTGCAGTCGCTTACCTAATTCAAAGAAAGGAAGAATCCGATTTTTATGACTTAGCATATTCAGACAAACCAAGTTATACCGACTTATCTGTATCACCAAACTCTACTTATGCGTATCGAATTTTAGCTATTGGAGCTGAAGATGTTTCAGTTGCATCATTAGAAGTAGAGGGATTTACATCGTTGGAACCATCACAAGATGGAAATTTGACCCAAGTTGTTGGACTTAGCGGAGTTGTTTTTGCGAGCGGAAATACAACAAGTGTCCAGCTGGTTTGGTCAGAAATCGATGGTGTCACAAACTATACAATTGCTAAATCAGATTCGACATTTAAATGGAAAACCATTGGGACAAGTAAATCACCAGATTATGTTGATAACTCACCTAAATCAGGAGAAGTGAATTATTACCGTGTAAATGCTGTAATCAATTCCAAACAATCATCAGATTGGAGTGATTCCATTGCCGTTGAAGTAGCAAACCAATCTTCATTACCAAACCAAGTAAGTAAGTTGTCTGCATCAAACGGAGATTATGCAA comes from the Leptospira ellinghausenii genome and includes:
- a CDS encoding C1 family peptidase, with protein sequence MNLKIKSLILGVVFFSFHTTFADEFDPSSVRSPGCKPGTFSCGYIPSPKEVQDTIPLKRDFNSFEDLPSSIDLSSQMPPVGNQGRQNSCVAWATGYAIKSYLLKNKGQSTEYDPPFAGGKGNFVFSPAFIYNQQNGGEDKGLYYYKTMEFLKSNGVAPWSSMPYTDKDYLAQPTQESKQEALKYKIKSFSRLNFKNPDEIKRVLAGKNVVMVGMIIDDAFYKLKGATVYDANSGQSYGGHAMTIVGYDDNKKSKSGKKGAFKLQNSWGTNWGDNGFGWVSYSMLAKVGQETYAIIDEPATQNTPTPVVSVNPAKKPILAPTEIKVSKGDFDNKILLTWKHQESAVAYLIQRKEESDFYDLAYSDKPSYTDLSVSPNSTYAYRILAIGAEDVSVASLEVEGFTSLEPSQDGNLTQVVGLSGVVFASGNTTSVQLVWSEIDGVTNYTIAKSDSTFKWKTIGTSKSPDYVDNSPKSGEVNYYRVNAVINSKQSSDWSDSIAVEVANQSSLPNQVSKLSASNGDYANKIQLNWKAAPGAKNYFLFRFDENAEPSGQFEVSGTSYTDSDTTIQNGKSFLYTVISANDLGYAEPSEVAFGKTDPGLTKRAGGVTLPAPKQLITNPVGKDKMVSLKWDSVKDSFEYYIYRKPIQNGKPGNLEFVSSVESKKTSFSEVFPGKSGDLFLYTVRSKSEFGAESNDSNFVSVFWNEPKSVVKKRAMSLEELPNQFTGKWTSMYWNPKLGPQNLQMEITGNGQDFIAKLKLNDKEIKQFSGFWTPGSKMIKTKGFSLELSNLLEGNSLVQFQSIKEIENGMELSFEKEN